A genomic window from Acinetobacter chinensis includes:
- a CDS encoding NF038104 family lipoprotein, which produces MIKVLAVIACVVFLQGCIHKIVTVPVKVAYKTTKGVVKGTAAVVGAVIPDGDDEENEDKDQKKD; this is translated from the coding sequence ATGATTAAAGTTCTGGCTGTAATTGCGTGTGTCGTGTTTTTACAGGGCTGCATTCATAAAATTGTGACCGTTCCTGTTAAAGTTGCCTATAAAACAACGAAAGGCGTGGTGAAAGGTACTGCTGCTGTCGTTGGGGCTGTCATTCCAGATGGGGATGACGAAGAAAATGAAGACAAAGATCAGAAAAAGGATTGA
- the recO gene encoding DNA repair protein RecO, with translation MMRNEILHGYLIHHRKYRERSHIVHLFTQEYGRVDGILRQTPPPQYQPVCVQASGKSELKNFSQLEIVNQPVFFFGDAFFSGFYLNEIVLRLCPAEVEMPQTFLQYASTLSDLQRMSEQENPALFLRQILRKFEHELLQELGFYLDFASDTAQQEIDPAQYYVFQMDEGFIPVIQQNRSAFSGALILSMLKYEKGTDFNQEQLQLLSRLYRQMISSLLGDRPLKSRQLWIQNTQS, from the coding sequence ATCATGCGCAATGAAATTTTGCATGGTTATCTGATTCATCATCGTAAATACCGTGAACGCAGTCATATTGTACATCTGTTTACTCAGGAATATGGCCGTGTTGACGGTATTTTGCGTCAGACACCTCCTCCTCAGTATCAGCCAGTTTGTGTGCAGGCATCAGGAAAGTCTGAGCTGAAAAATTTCAGCCAGCTGGAAATTGTGAATCAGCCTGTATTTTTCTTTGGTGATGCTTTTTTTTCAGGTTTTTATCTGAATGAAATTGTGCTGAGATTATGTCCTGCGGAAGTGGAAATGCCGCAGACTTTTCTCCAGTATGCTTCAACCTTGTCTGATTTGCAGCGGATGTCTGAACAGGAAAATCCAGCTTTATTTCTCCGGCAGATTTTAAGAAAATTTGAACATGAATTACTGCAAGAGCTTGGATTTTATCTGGACTTTGCTTCGGATACTGCTCAGCAGGAAATAGATCCTGCTCAGTATTATGTATTTCAGATGGATGAGGGATTCATTCCTGTTATTCAGCAAAACCGATCTGCTTTTTCGGGAGCATTGATTCTGTCCATGCTTAAATATGAAAAGGGTACTGATTTCAATCAGGAACAGTTACAATTATTGTCCCGACTGTACAGACAGATGATCAGCTCCTTACTGGGTGACCGTCCACTGAAAAGTCGGCAATTATGGATTCAGAATACTCAATCTTAA
- the rnc gene encoding ribonuclease III produces MIKAHSRLSDARLASRIGYQFKQPELLQLALTHRSVSHKYNYERLEFLGDSLLGMIIANHLYHAYPHENEGRLTRMRATLVRQEALGKIANDLKLSQNLILSTGELKSGGHHRESILADTVEAIIGAIFVDCEDLTVLRPIVLKWYEPYLDNMEPTDQLKDPKSRLQEYLQARKKPLPVYEVVDIQGDAPNQHFKVECAVEGMPVFKGEGLSRRFAEQAAAADILKLLEQ; encoded by the coding sequence TTGATCAAAGCTCACTCCCGGCTAAGTGATGCTCGCTTGGCAAGTCGTATCGGTTATCAGTTCAAACAGCCTGAATTATTGCAGCTTGCGCTGACACACCGATCGGTGAGCCATAAATACAATTATGAACGTCTGGAATTTCTGGGTGACTCATTGTTGGGCATGATTATTGCCAACCATCTTTATCATGCATATCCGCATGAAAATGAAGGACGTTTAACGCGAATGCGTGCAACGTTAGTCCGTCAGGAAGCATTGGGTAAAATTGCCAATGACCTGAAACTCAGTCAGAATCTGATTCTGAGTACAGGTGAACTGAAGTCTGGCGGACATCACCGTGAATCCATCCTGGCTGATACTGTTGAGGCAATCATTGGTGCTATTTTTGTCGATTGTGAAGACCTCACGGTTTTAAGACCAATCGTGTTAAAATGGTACGAGCCTTATCTGGACAATATGGAACCAACGGACCAGCTGAAAGATCCGAAATCGCGTCTACAGGAATATTTGCAGGCGCGTAAAAAACCTCTTCCAGTTTATGAAGTGGTGGATATTCAGGGCGATGCTCCAAACCAGCATTTCAAAGTTGAATGTGCGGTTGAGGGGATGCCGGTCTTTAAAGGTGAAGGTTTAAGTCGTAGATTTGCTGAACAGGCAGCTGCGGCAGATATTTTAAAATTACTGGAGCAGTAA
- the era gene encoding GTPase Era has protein sequence MTTNSDHNDADHEPQTNSGNDLINQFFSSQGTEIPADYKSGFVAIVGRPNVGKSTLMNHLLGQKLSITSRKPQTTRHKIVGIDSRETSQAVFVDTPGMHKKEVRAINKMMNKAAHSALRDVNLVLFVLDADKWTQNDELVLEKLKNAEMPVILVINKIDTLENKNHALPLIQERAKLMNFAEIVPVSALRGANLDHLRNTIEKYLPFQPPLYSLDQVTDRSERFLASEIIREKIMRQLGEELPYDLTVQIESFKTEEATINEKTGRPKAACTYIDATIFVDRPGQKAIVIGEKGAKLKKIGMDARVDMEKMFEQKIMLTLWVKVKGGWSDDERALKSLGYSDI, from the coding sequence ATGACCACAAATTCCGATCACAACGATGCTGATCACGAGCCACAGACAAACAGTGGCAATGACTTAATTAATCAATTCTTCAGTTCACAGGGAACAGAAATTCCTGCGGACTATAAAAGTGGTTTTGTTGCAATTGTAGGTCGTCCAAATGTCGGCAAATCGACATTGATGAACCACCTGCTGGGACAGAAGTTATCCATCACTTCACGTAAGCCACAAACGACCCGCCATAAAATTGTGGGAATTGACAGTCGAGAAACATCTCAGGCTGTATTTGTGGATACCCCAGGTATGCACAAAAAAGAAGTGCGTGCCATCAATAAAATGATGAACAAAGCGGCACATTCGGCGTTGCGTGATGTCAACCTGGTTCTGTTTGTACTTGATGCAGACAAGTGGACACAGAATGATGAACTGGTATTGGAAAAACTGAAAAATGCAGAGATGCCAGTGATTCTTGTGATCAATAAAATTGATACACTGGAAAATAAAAACCATGCTTTGCCATTGATTCAGGAACGTGCAAAATTAATGAATTTTGCTGAAATTGTTCCTGTATCTGCTTTACGTGGTGCAAATCTGGATCATTTACGCAATACCATTGAAAAGTATCTGCCATTCCAACCACCATTGTATTCACTTGATCAGGTCACTGACCGCTCTGAAAGATTCCTGGCTTCTGAAATTATCCGTGAAAAAATCATGCGTCAGTTAGGTGAGGAATTACCTTATGATCTGACCGTGCAGATTGAATCGTTTAAAACTGAAGAAGCGACAATCAACGAAAAAACGGGTCGCCCTAAAGCAGCCTGTACGTATATTGATGCCACCATCTTTGTTGACCGTCCTGGACAGAAAGCAATTGTGATTGGTGAAAAGGGTGCCAAGCTGAAAAAAATCGGTATGGATGCTCGTGTTGATATGGAAAAAATGTTTGAACAGAAAATTATGCTGACACTTTGGGTGAAAGTAAAAGGTGGCTGGTCTGATGACGAGCGTGCTTTGAAAAGCCTTGGGTACAGCGATATCTGA
- a CDS encoding DUF4845 domain-containing protein: MRQHQKGASYIAILIAIIGFAFLAKIAIAVWGPYWDDRVVDTQITELMQSSPKNIAPSKFVGQMSQRLDMNNVRDLKFEEIAQVTNVEGLQVKKAYEIRKPFLLNIDLVLKFEKSFDQSSLPAK; this comes from the coding sequence ATGCGTCAACATCAAAAAGGTGCATCGTATATTGCTATTTTAATTGCAATTATTGGTTTTGCGTTTCTTGCAAAAATCGCAATTGCAGTTTGGGGACCATATTGGGATGATCGAGTGGTGGATACTCAGATTACAGAGCTTATGCAAAGTAGTCCGAAAAATATCGCTCCTTCTAAGTTTGTAGGTCAGATGAGTCAGCGTCTGGATATGAACAATGTCCGCGATCTAAAATTCGAGGAAATTGCTCAGGTCACAAATGTTGAGGGCTTACAGGTTAAAAAAGCATATGAAATAAGAAAACCTTTCTTATTGAATATTGATTTAGTGTTAAAGTTCGAGAAAAGTTTTGATCAAAGCTCACTCCCGGCTAAGTGA